A single region of the Silene latifolia isolate original U9 population chromosome 8, ASM4854445v1, whole genome shotgun sequence genome encodes:
- the LOC141594980 gene encoding protein FAR1-RELATED SEQUENCE 5-like, translating to MKEIDGDGESEEFWEHRRNIKREEELVGEWDNNCSDSIPATNVHASSSTDIPRVLPLTNAPGTKNAACYSLLYLKIIIPATNVHALISSVMPRVLPLTNVPETPEIGSKNIIFGFPSCPEHVKPINGMIFPNLEDGIDFYNKYAKVCGFIPRLDSKKLVKGIITHKRCVCNKEGKSRNKGTKRKGTVTKTGCEAKVSFRRIDTGEYEIYDFVEVHTHAMIIPATMIHLKPSSNLNLFHKKIIMDNSRVNHGPVDSFRMFKEYIKGYKNVGASLEDFKKNLRVVKKYIKEYDVEMLLESFMQKKAMSPSFYFDFDVDDEKRLSKVFWADPISIKNYALFGEAISFDATYNFNEYKMVFCPFTGMDNHKRCVTFAGGLLRKEDGESFTWLFENLVKAMGDCYPTTIITDQCRGINQALKDVFGDKTQH from the exons ATGAAGGAGATTGATGGTGATGGAGAAAGTGAGGAGTTTTGGGAACACCGAAGGAATATAAAGAGAGAGGAAGAGTTAGTGGGAGAGTGGGATAATAATTGTAGCG ATAGTATACCTGCTACTAATGTCCATGCTTCAAGCAGTACTGATATACCGCGTGTACTTCCCTTGACTAATGCACCAGGTACAAAAAATGCAGCTTGTTATTCATTATTATATCTAAAAATCAT TATACCTGCTACTAATGTCCATGCTCTGATCAGCAGTGTTATGCCTCGTGTACTTCCCTTAACTAATGTACCAG AAACCCCAGAAATTGGTTCCAAAAATATAATTTTCGGATTCCCGAGTTGTCCAGAACATGTTAAACCAATCAATGGGATGATATTTCCAAATTTGGAAGATGGCATAGATTTTTACAACAAATATGCCAAAGTTTGTGGGTTTATTCCAAGGTTAGATTCAAAAAAATTGGTTAAAGGGATTATTACACACAAgcgttgtgtgtgtaataaagaAGGAAAAAGTAGGAATAAGGGAACTAAAAGGAAGGGGACTGTTACAAAAACAGGATGTGAAGCTAAGGTTAGTTTTAGGAGAATTGATACTGGTGAATATGAAATTTATGATTTTGTCGAGGTTCACACACATGCTATGATTATACCGGCGACAATGATTCATTTGAAACCATCTAGTAATTTGAATCTCTTTCACAAGAAAATAATCATGGATAATTCAAGAGTAAATCATGGTCCGGTGGATTCATTTAGAATGTTTAAAGAATATATAAAAGGGTACAAAAATGTTGGGGCTTCTTTAGaagatttcaaaaaaaatttaaggGTTGTTAAGAAATACATCAAGGAATATGATGTTGAGATGTTACTGGAGAGTTTCATGCAAAAGAAGGCTATGTCTCCATCATTTTATTTCGACTTTGATGTGGATGATGAGAAGAGACTAAGTAAGGTTTTTTGGGCAGATCCAATCTCAATTAAAAACTATGCCCTTTTTGGTGAAGCCATATCTTTTGATGCTACTTATAACTTCAATGAatataaaatggtgttttgcCCTTTCACGGGTATGGACAACCATAAAAGGTGTGTCACTTTTGCGGGTGGTTTGTTAAGAAAGGAAGATGGAGAATCATTTACCTGGTTGTTTGAGAATTTGGTAAAAGCTATGGGTGATTGCTATCCTACTACAATAATAACTGACCAATGCCGAGGTATCAATCAAGCTTTAAAAGATGTGTTTGGTGACAAAACACAACACTGA